Proteins encoded in a region of the Myxococcales bacterium genome:
- a CDS encoding phytanoyl-CoA dioxygenase family protein: MKLSDDDRRRFDQGGFVVLRGLFREAEVAPVRDAFDRLYDTSQTLRTTGDHDGAFFVLGAPPEGPVVVQRVVWAGGAEPGLLRLSADPRLVEPALELLGTSRCEQLLCQAHFKMPNDGVAFDWHQDIQHRDKGGDTWRDVTGRGSFVQTILLVDDMTEENGPLEFVPREAVELDPAGRLIHGEGPRVDGSRAVPVTGRAGDVLVFGPYAVHGSRPNHSPLPRRVLINGCRRGRARQRPGRRAVEDVGAPARAPPGPRRSGPGLHPESAPPARPEARHRRSG, encoded by the coding sequence ATGAAGCTCTCGGACGACGATCGGCGACGGTTCGATCAAGGCGGGTTCGTTGTCCTGCGCGGGCTGTTCCGCGAGGCCGAAGTGGCGCCCGTGCGCGACGCGTTCGACCGCCTGTACGACACCTCCCAGACGCTCCGCACGACGGGCGACCACGACGGCGCGTTCTTCGTGCTGGGCGCGCCGCCGGAGGGACCGGTGGTCGTGCAGCGGGTCGTATGGGCGGGCGGCGCCGAGCCCGGGCTGCTCCGGCTCAGCGCGGATCCTCGGCTCGTCGAGCCGGCGCTCGAGCTGCTCGGCACGTCGCGCTGCGAGCAGCTCCTCTGCCAGGCGCACTTCAAGATGCCCAATGACGGGGTCGCCTTCGACTGGCACCAAGACATCCAGCATCGCGACAAGGGCGGAGACACCTGGCGCGACGTCACGGGCCGCGGCTCGTTCGTGCAGACCATCCTGCTCGTCGACGACATGACCGAGGAGAACGGTCCGCTCGAGTTCGTCCCGAGAGAGGCCGTCGAGCTCGACCCCGCGGGTAGGCTCATCCACGGCGAGGGGCCGCGGGTCGATGGGTCGCGCGCCGTCCCCGTCACGGGGCGCGCCGGCGACGTGCTCGTGTTCGGCCCCTACGCCGTGCACGGCAGCCGCCCGAACCACTCTCCCCTCCCCCGACGTGTGCTCATCAATGGCTGCCGGCGCGGCCGCGCCCGGCAGCGACCTGGACGGCGGGCGGTCGAGGACGTCGGCGCGCCGGCGCGCGCCCCGCCAGGACCGCGCCGCTCGGGCCCTGGGCTCCACCCGGAATCGGCGCCACCAGCGCGGCCCGAGGCGCGCCACCGGCGCTCAGGCTAG
- a CDS encoding VWA domain-containing protein has translation MVRWRLLLGRASEAALDGRSGLSADDLAADAALGWLYERGDDLAARDIDDRQGGHGPSALSVPEWLSEVHRLFPKETVERIEQDAVERYQIHEVVTNPEVLARVEPNETLLRAVLLTKHLMNPEVLALARELVAKVVRRLMEKLAKTVRRSFHGTRSRTRSNMKIAKNFDAKATIRKNLATYDARAKRLFIRTPLFVSRTRRQLDKWQIILLVDESGSMLSSVIHAAVTAACLWGLPSTKTHLCIFDTEVVDLTDRVTDPVEVLMKVQLGGGTDIGRAVAYAAGLVENPRRTIVVLITDFFEGASPAVLVSRVRSLCAQGTLVLGLAALDAQANPSYDRDLARRLVEAGAHVGAMTPGELVAFLAEKVRA, from the coding sequence CTGGTCCGCTGGCGCCTCCTGCTCGGGCGCGCGTCCGAGGCCGCGCTCGACGGGCGCTCGGGTCTCTCGGCCGACGACCTCGCCGCCGACGCGGCACTCGGGTGGCTCTACGAGCGGGGCGACGACCTCGCGGCCCGCGACATCGACGACCGGCAGGGAGGCCACGGGCCCTCTGCGCTCTCGGTGCCGGAGTGGCTGTCGGAGGTCCATCGCCTGTTCCCGAAGGAGACCGTCGAGCGCATCGAACAAGACGCCGTCGAGCGGTACCAGATCCACGAGGTGGTCACGAACCCGGAGGTCCTCGCGAGGGTCGAGCCCAACGAGACGCTGCTCCGCGCCGTGCTCCTCACGAAACATCTAATGAATCCGGAGGTCCTCGCGCTCGCGCGGGAGCTCGTGGCGAAGGTCGTCCGGCGGCTCATGGAGAAGCTCGCGAAGACCGTGCGGCGAAGCTTCCACGGGACGCGGAGCCGAACACGCTCGAACATGAAGATCGCGAAGAACTTCGACGCGAAGGCCACGATCCGCAAGAACCTCGCCACCTACGACGCGCGCGCGAAGCGGCTCTTCATTCGCACGCCGCTCTTCGTCTCCCGCACGCGGCGGCAGCTCGACAAGTGGCAGATCATCCTGCTCGTCGACGAGAGCGGGAGCATGCTCTCGTCGGTCATCCACGCGGCCGTCACCGCGGCCTGCCTCTGGGGCCTCCCCTCGACCAAGACGCACCTCTGCATCTTCGACACCGAGGTCGTCGATCTCACCGACCGCGTCACCGATCCGGTCGAGGTGCTGATGAAGGTGCAGCTGGGCGGCGGCACCGACATCGGGCGCGCGGTCGCGTACGCGGCCGGCCTCGTCGAGAACCCGCGGCGCACCATCGTGGTCCTCATCACTGACTTCTTCGAGGGCGCGAGCCCCGCCGTGCTCGTCTCGCGGGTGCGCTCACTTTGCGCGCAGGGCACGCTGGTCCTCGGGCTCGCGGCGCTCGACGCGCAGGCGAACCCCTCGTACGACCGCGATCTCGCGCGGCGCCTCGTCGAGGCCGGCGCGCACGTCGGCGCGATGACTCCGGGCGAGCTCGTGGCCTTCCTGGCGGAGAAGGTGCGGGCATGA
- a CDS encoding AAA family ATPase: MRVTLAAEETPLAAKRKNDGAPGTAPHATTHAQRPPAEIACADELALLRERDTSPRPPGWRLSPKAVRTFILGDPARGIRKKFVGNPSLVDRAMVALATNRGLIFVGEPGTAKSLLSELLCAAICGRSTLTIQGSAGTTDDQIKYSWNYALLLAEGPTPRALVPAPLYTAMKEGLLVRFEEITRCPLEIQDSLLAALSDRVLAIPEMEGPDAMLFAREGFNVIATANTRDLGVNEMSAALKRRLNFETVFPIPDFAVEMELVREETRRLLARSGVPTLPSAEILELLVTTFRELRAGQTVDGQAMDRLSVPMSTAEAVSVAHALGVRSHYVSGDEATPADLVECLVGAALKTDTEDVARLRRYFDQRVSKRTEPHFRAYYEARHRLPG, translated from the coding sequence ATGCGCGTTACGCTCGCCGCCGAGGAGACACCCTTGGCAGCGAAGAGGAAGAACGACGGCGCACCGGGGACGGCACCCCACGCGACGACCCACGCGCAGCGGCCCCCGGCGGAGATCGCCTGCGCGGACGAGCTCGCGCTCTTGCGCGAGCGCGACACGAGCCCAAGGCCCCCCGGGTGGCGCCTGTCACCGAAGGCGGTGCGCACCTTCATCCTCGGGGATCCCGCGCGCGGGATCCGGAAGAAGTTCGTGGGCAATCCGTCGCTCGTCGATCGGGCGATGGTGGCGCTCGCGACCAACCGCGGGCTCATCTTCGTCGGCGAGCCGGGCACCGCCAAGTCGCTGCTCAGCGAGCTCTTGTGCGCGGCGATCTGCGGTCGCTCCACGTTGACCATCCAGGGGAGCGCCGGCACGACCGACGATCAGATCAAGTACTCCTGGAATTACGCGCTGTTACTCGCCGAAGGGCCTACCCCTCGCGCGCTGGTCCCGGCGCCGCTCTACACCGCGATGAAGGAGGGGCTGCTCGTGCGGTTCGAAGAGATCACGCGCTGTCCGCTCGAGATCCAAGACTCGCTCTTGGCCGCGCTCTCCGACCGCGTCCTCGCCATCCCGGAGATGGAAGGGCCCGACGCGATGCTCTTCGCGCGCGAGGGGTTCAACGTCATCGCGACGGCCAACACCCGCGATCTCGGCGTCAACGAGATGAGCGCCGCGCTGAAGCGTCGGCTCAACTTCGAGACCGTCTTCCCCATCCCCGACTTCGCCGTCGAGATGGAGCTCGTGCGCGAGGAGACCCGGCGGCTGCTCGCGCGGTCCGGCGTGCCCACCCTCCCGAGCGCGGAGATCTTGGAGCTGCTGGTCACCACGTTCCGCGAGCTCCGCGCCGGACAGACGGTCGATGGACAGGCGATGGACCGGCTCTCGGTCCCGATGTCGACGGCGGAGGCCGTGAGCGTCGCCCACGCGCTCGGCGTGCGCTCGCACTACGTGTCGGGGGACGAGGCCACCCCCGCCGACCTGGTCGAGTGCCTCGTCGGCGCGGCGCTCAAGACCGACACGGAGGACGTGGCGCGCCTGCGGCGATACTTCGACCAGCGCGTGTCGAAGCGCACGGAGCCCCATTTCCGTGCCTACTACGAGGCGCGCCACCGGCTCCCCGGCTGA